A window of Eucalyptus grandis isolate ANBG69807.140 chromosome 4, ASM1654582v1, whole genome shotgun sequence genomic DNA:
GTTCGTACTCTATTTTCACAAGCTCAGTTTTTGACATGATTGGGAAGCTGAGTTTTTTTCCCCTGATCTGTTTTGATCAAACAAGTAACAAAAAGACAGTTACTTTACTACCCACTTGGACGAACATGTTAACAATTAAAAGCAGGGCAAACAAAAACATCTAAGTTAAGCTAGTCTTGCACTTTTAGATAGCTTTCAGTTTCACTATTTCCTTTTATAGCTGGGAAGGCATTACAGTTCAAGCCCAAATTTGGACAAGACAATCTAAAATAACAGAAGTCAAAAGAACGCAAAATATGCAAACTTCTCAGTCAAGAATCGAAACACTAGAATCATTGCTTATCTGGTAGTTAGGTCGGCACCTCCAGACTTCCTGCGCAAGAGAAGGGCATTTCTTGCTGAATACTTCATAAGAGACAGAGACCGGTTCCTTAGTCAAACGTCTCtttaaacaaaaattgcgtCGGAACGAAGCAGCAAAGTCAGAGAGATCATAGAATAATATAGTCCCCTAATCTCTTTAAAAATCTCACATGCATGGTATCATGGGAATGGTTTCATTTTTCTGGTCTAAACtgaattttactttttaacaatttcgctaaaatcaaaatcttgcaatgTAAGTAATGTGATTTCCTTTAAACCCAAAATACTCGAGAGTTTCACGAATCAAGTACAGGCATACAGATTTATATATAATGttattcataattttgaaatatgaataataaattaaatattgatGGAAAAAGCCTCGAAAATCTTCCTAGCCTTGGTTTTGATTCCTTGACGACTCCAAAAAGTTTCTAGCTTCCTGCAAAAAGGAGCTACGATTTCCCTCATTACTCTATTTTATGTTTTCCTCATTTCAATGTGAGATTTGTGGGAACATTGCTagttattctaaaaacttaaactattagataaatgtgtaatttattatttaaaaatttaaaaatttaaaaatttaaatactCCTCTTCCCAATGGGAGATTTTTGTAAGATTGCTGCcaaatattctaaaaacttaaattattagatgaatgcgtggtttattatttaaatattctaacatgcCGCCTTATGCTTAGTTTGATCTTTTTGTCTAGTTCTAAGCGTGTAAATATGTAATTGGGGAGACAAATTGGAATCTAGTAATATTTAAACTCATGACATTTAGCTCTGATATCATGTAAGATTTTGCAGGACCATTGTcaactgttttaaaagtttaaactgttagatgaatatgtgatttattatttaaatattctaacactcaaTCAAACAAATAATCACTGTCATTGTGAAACTATACAACAACAATCCCAAACTAATAATACTAGTGTTTTCGCTGCTACACATAAGAAACACTATCACCCCCAATTCATCTATTGATATTTTACAAGTTTTCCCTTGCTCGAATCTTCCACTAGCGGGACCAAAGAAGCCGCCTCGCCTTGATCGACGAAGTCGGGAATAATTAACTGGTCGTAAGACTCACTATAAGGTGCGTTGCCATAATACTCCATCACATTAATAGAGCTCCTAGGTACATGAACATTCTCATGCAAGCTCTGATCACTCTTTGGCGTTTTGTCCTTTGGCTCTTTGACGGTCGTCGAACTGGGTTGtctaggctgcgtttggtagaACACCTTGGACACGACCAGCTCTCCATCCCTCTCCTCTTCGTTTTTGCCGAGGTGGTATTGGTGCATCACCCAGTTGGTCTTCTCAGGCTTCCTTTGCCTCCCATAATTGATGTAGAGCACAAGTATCTTCTTGAACCCCTTCACGGCTCCGCCAGCGAGGACTGGCCTCGTCTTGCCGGTCTTGTGCCACCTTGTCTCAGTCTCATCCATGTTCTTCTGCACTCTGCGCCGTTTCCTAGTCCCGGTGGCATATGCCTTCGAAGGCCGATGGAAGAAGTGGCGGATTTGTCCGTCTTTGCTTACTCCTGTGTGACGCGCATAGAAGAGACACTCAAATGACATTTGTAGTAAATGGAAATTGAGTGTCATATACCCGATTAGCTCATGTAACAAATAAAGATGATCTGAGTGGTAATTATATTTTCGACTATTCGACATTATACTTTCTACTATGCAAATGAATACTCAAACGGTTGAGTATTCAGTTTCAATATAAATTGTAGATTGTTGCACCCCACTGTGGAAATTTGCAATTCTCATTTTAGTTGTTGCATCCAAATATGGCGTGCTTGAATTTTGAGCTCCTCGTCCAAGTTTGTAAGAGAACAGAATTTATCGTGCAACATTTGCATGTAGAGTCTACAATGTTTGGCATGACATGAGGGGGGACCAGGTCATGCGATGGATTCAAGCTAGACTCTGAAGCAAAAAATCCAAGATTTcatataaagaaggaaaatcaaTGCGGCATGTGAACAGGACGCTCCTAAAAACCCCAACGAGAAAATGAATGACATAACTCAACCATCAACATGAGCATGAGAACATCTGAAGAGCAATTGATTATATAGAATGAAAAAATCTAAAGCTGATATTCGAAATATATCTTCCCCAAAAATTGTTGTACGTATTTTACTAACCTAAACTAATTACTCAGAAGCACCTTTTTGGGACATGCTAAACAAAGTTAAGCTAGATTATATTTACATTGCATAACAAATTAACGCAGAAGCAATGAAGAAGAGTTTCTTGAGCAATCTGATAGGCACTGGAGATGAGCCTAAAATTAGATGACACATTGTTGACAAAATAAGCATTAACTTTAGATCTGAGGGGAGTTAGGAGACCCATGATATTAATTTCAAGAGCTCCTTCAAAGTCCTACTCGATGCATTTCTAAGTTGGGTAACTTGTttgagaccattttcagtctcAAAATAATCCATTTGCATGTGTTTCTCCGTGGTAACCTATTTTAGACTTGTTTTCATCATGATTTTAGCACATTTATTATGCTTGTTCTTgctttaaatatttcaattatgcttgATTTCTGAATTAAGTAGGGTTTCAAGGGTGTATTCACCTGACTCTAGCTGCAAAGACAAGCTTCTTTCTCtgaacataatatttttgatAGTTTTGCTCGTCGGGCCTTGAGAATCTTGCACCGTTATGCATGTGGGCaagttctttttgtgttttacaCTGCTAACACTAAGAATGGATTTCTTTTGTATACATGTCAAGGCTGGTTTACACGAACTGTCTTGCTGTAGTGTCATTATGTATGTTCTCATCATCTATTTTGAAAGCATACAAACAATCAAATTCATACATGACAAGCATTTACAACAGTTCTGCACATTAAACTTACAAAGTGTGAAaagattgtcaaaaaattaaaagtcacTCCTATAATGACAAAACCAGAACTTTAAAATCTGGTTCTACAAGACTTCTGTATGATAGAGTCAAAGGTGATCAATTTGCTGTTTTATGTTAAACCAATTTGTTGAGAGATAAGACTCTCGAACAAGAAAGTTGATTTGGGATTGAGCAGTATGCTTGACAACCCTTAAAGCGTTCATTAAAAAGAGATCACACCCACATAATTATAGAGACTTTTGTTCTGTGAAAGGTTTACCTAAAACCTGATGGCACATGGAGGGCAGTGTCGCTATCATGAAGAGAGGATAACTATTTGACTAATTCCCAACTAAAAGAGAGGGGACACATTGAAGTTCCAATCAATAAAAGACCATAATCCATGCAACGATATCTTGAAAATGCTACTACTTCTTCATTAATACTACAATTCCCCGACCATAGACGTCCATTTTACCCCAGAACAAGcttcatttgacaaaaaaagaaaaagaaaaagaagcttgAACATCATTAAACAAACTCCCAACAGAGATACATTTTCCAGTATATCTAGGAACTAGCGAACACAATCCTAAACTGCCAAATCTGAAACCAGAAGTTGTATACTCTTTGCAGACAATTCGAGTATTTGATTATCTAAGACGTTGGTACATTGAAGAAGATTATACTTTCTTGAATCAAATCATATTAAAGGCGCGATTTTCTTTATGCGTGCCATGACTATACATTGATTTCATGCACATTTGCATTTATGTCTAGGATATCTATCTTAATAACAAACTGATAAAACTTCTTTAGACTTACATATGAACAAGAATTTGGGTAAAAAATATATGCATCTTTTCCTCTAAACTAAAGCTTAGGCAAAGGAATTACTCCCGTTATACAGTCCAAACGTCCAAAAAGgccaaatgaaataaaaaacaaaacggCAAAAGTATCTTTCTATGAAGggtaatttatttaaaaaaaagattaataacATTTAGGGTTACACATTAACTATCGTGAAATCATTCAGAGGGCAATGTTATTCTAGAATTACCTGGAAGTCTCTCTGGGTGTGTACAGCAAATCCCATCATCTCCTTCCAATGTAGGAATGAACTGATCAATGAGAAAATGAATCTTCCTCGCATCCCCCATTATCTTCGCTTCCAAATGCTCTAAGATTTCTTGGTCAGTCGGATCAAACTTCACTCCCGCTGGTAGCCCCACCAAATCATGGACAATCTCCCTCTACACAACAATAATTTCACAATTACACACATCCTAAAtgacgaaagaaaaaaaaataaaaccctcgAGAGGAAACTAAACATACAATACAAAAccaaaacgaaaagaaaaagaaagtgataaatACCTGATCAACTAATGGGAAGCTGTGGCCACATGAAGGGCATACTATGGTGGGAAGAAGAGTGTTATCATCATTCTCATCTTCATCCCTAGGATTATAAGTTGGTGGGATTATGGCTCTTGCATCTTCCGTTTGCCACGTCATTTCTTTTCTgctcttctctgtctctcttgcGCATCCCATACCAAGATTTCATCTATTTTTTAGGCTCCAGACTCAAGCTTAAGCAACACCTCTACTAATTACTGCAtacaaataaaggaaaaagaaaaaaaaagagggtttTAATCTTACTAAACCGAACAATTTAGAGATTTCAGTTCTTCTAGAGACTGTcttctgtgagagagagagagagagagagagagagagagagagagagcttttaTCAGAAGAGAGGTGCGGGAAAGAGAAGGGGATTTATATTAATAGGGAACAtgaatgtataaaaaaaaaaaaaaattgcttggaCGTCAAGTTTGGCTTGACAAGAATCCAATCCcttgattagtttttttttttttttttttttttaaatttaatacgAACGTGGACcctttttattaccttttgttgaCTGGTACATATTCGTGGAAAAGCCATATAAAAGAAGAGAGTTGTCTTTTTGACCTaaagagaaaagcaagaaagTTAAAAGAGAAAGGATGTTAAtatgagcgagagagagagagaggatataGTGGATGCAGAGTCCTAATCAAGAGTGGCCTTGAAGTTAAGTATAGATACATGAAACCTACGAACCAACGATAATGAATACGACTACGAGCTTCGCTTGGAACAACCGGCATGTTCAGATGGGCTTATTTTGATCCATAAGCCAAGCAATTCCATTTCGGGACTTAATAAAAAGTGATCGgtatttcaaaatttggaaaacatttgaGATGACTTTGAATGTTTTGTGTGGAGCTCAAGGGTGCCGTCGATGGACTTGTTTGCATGATGTTGACAGAGCTCGATACCCCCAACAAtctgggggagagagagagatttcagTGATACGGCGGAGACGATGTAGTGCTGCTAGAGCTACAATGCTAGCATTGGTGTTTGGAGATGGGTGGCAACAAAGGAGATTGGCTTGATTG
This region includes:
- the LOC104440984 gene encoding NAC domain-containing protein 73, producing the protein MGCARETEKSRKEMTWQTEDARAIIPPTYNPRDEDENDDNTLLPTIVCPSCGHSFPLVDQREIVHDLVGLPAGVKFDPTDQEILEHLEAKIMGDARKIHFLIDQFIPTLEGDDGICCTHPERLPGVSKDGQIRHFFHRPSKAYATGTRKRRRVQKNMDETETRWHKTGKTRPVLAGGAVKGFKKILVLYINYGRQRKPEKTNWVMHQYHLGKNEEERDGELVVSKVFYQTQPRQPSSTTVKEPKDKTPKSDQSLHENVHVPRSSINVMEYYGNAPYSESYDQLIIPDFVDQGEAASLVPLVEDSSKGKLVKYQ